A window of Ptychodera flava strain L36383 chromosome 1, AS_Pfla_20210202, whole genome shotgun sequence contains these coding sequences:
- the LOC139131767 gene encoding uncharacterized protein isoform X1 produces MISVVNSCKNTMELGSDSDLKYIDVEVIGTKFSMAYCDIGPKNGPVAVFIHGSPATYRAFKKLFHPLTENGIRMIMPNFPGMGYTKLDDKGIYNFSSYQKAEIIKAFLRTIGIKRVDTLVGFSLGGHIVLRVCSDEKFDCVKSVTLLSSPGGSVHRLVRPLFMARIAGRLLYWLMHIPLIGYFVLHIFKYFYALLDLRGKTLESNIYSAYEGAQLDFELCQRDLISVSQRRLPVLMFHADDDPIVEKEIAKENMEILSISADDVIRYDRNGECTSEKTFQDADLYRAVWFEKGGHRLHISWTDIVSNHIVSMISAVKSMI; encoded by the exons ATGATATCAGTCGTAAATTCATGCAAAAACACCATGGAACTCGGCTCCGACAGTGATCTTAAATACATTGACGTCGAAGTTATAGGAACGAAATTTTCCATGGCATACTGTGACATCGGTCCAAAGAATGGCCCGGTCGCTGTTTTCATTCACGGATCTCCCGCTACTTACAGGGCGTTCAAGAAACTGTTTCATCCTCTGACTGAGAACGGTATCAGGATGATTATGCCAAACTTTCCTG GAATGGGTTACACAAAGCTCGATGACAAGGGCATTTACAATTTTTCTAGCTACCAAAAAGCTGAAATCATTAAAGCTTTCCTCAGAACCATTGGAATTAAAAG AGTGGATACATTAGTTGGATTTTCATTAGGAGGACACATCGTACTCAGAGTATGCAGCGATGAGAAGTTTGACTGTGTAAAATCAGTCACGTTGCTATCAAGTCCTGGAGGCAGTGTACATAG gttGGTAAGGCCATTGTTTATGGCTAGGATTGCTGGACGCTTACTCTATTGGTTAATGCATATACCTCTCATAGGATACTTTGTGTTACACATATTCAAGTACTTCTATGCTCTCCTTGATCTCAGAGGTAAAACATTAGAATCCAACATTTACAGCGCTTATGAGGGCGCACAGCTGGATTTTGAACTG TGCCAAAGAGATTTAATTTCAGTGAGTCAAAGAAGATTGCCAGTACTTATGTTTCATGCAGATGATGATCCTATCGTTGAAAAGGAGATTGCAAAAGAGAACATGGAGATATTGAGTATCTCGGCAGATGATGTGATCAGATATGACAGGAATGGCGAGTGTACTTCTGAAAAAACATTCCAAG ATGCTGATTTATACCGAGCTGTGTGGTTTGAAAAAGGTGGACACAGATTGCATATATCCTGGACTGATATTGTCAGTAATCACATTGTATCAATGATCTCAGCAGTGAAAAGCATGATATGA
- the LOC139131768 gene encoding uncharacterized protein F35H12.5-like yields MSARSTFVVLRICTLANNTFSAIRVCPTHSATVKGGHLISRPLCTEKTRAELPTANVTFKSLGVTFNATYADAGDPKGPAIVCLHGAPASHKDFAIISPYLLSAGVRLIAPNFPGYGYCKVIDGDSYNFTVEHKAAFLKNLFEAIGVDRISVLVSHSASGATTGQFCADTDLVQSVAFLSAINISRHNPARYGRYFIGTGSWLMSNRIIGKAMRKLLPPIAIKLSGFRVSDPGYMIGLVHEMAAVNWAKSIDNLKLMSKSPYPVLVIGCEEDKVVEVEIAKEKMKLFNIDRTEDVLYINADGVCTNVEKIENHKDKRRRGIIFAKGGHWIQNSHPEIIAMAILDLLKLVQK; encoded by the exons ATGTCTGCCAGATCAACGTTCGTTGTTTTACGAATTTGTACTTTGGCCAACAATACGTTTTCGGCAATTCGTGTGTGTCCAACTCATTCTGCCACTGTCAAAGGAGGTCACCTCATTTCAAGACCATTGTGTACAGAGAAAACTAGAGCGGAGCTACCAACAGCAAACGTCACCTTCAAAAGTCTTGGAGTAACATTCAATGCAACATATGCAGATGCCGGGGATCCTAAAGGACCTGCTATTGTATGCCTGCATGGGGCACCAGCTTCACACAAAGACTTTGCAATTATATCCCCTTATTTGCTTTCAGCAGGTGTGCGTTTAATTGCACCTAACTTTCCAG GGTATGGCTACTGCAAAGTCATTGATGGAGACAGCTACAATTTTACTGTAGAACACAAAGCAGCATTTCTGAAGAACCTCTTTGAAGCTATCGGTGTTGATag AATATCTGTTCTTGTCTCACACAGTGCATCTGGCGCCACCACTGGCCAGTTTTGTGCAGACACCGATCTTGTGCAATCTGTTGCATTTTTATCAGCGATCAACATAAGCCGTCACAA tcCTGCGAGATATGGACGCTATTTCATAGGCACAGGTTCCTGGCTTATGAGTAATAGGATTATTGGAAAAGCAATGAGGAAACTGTTGCCGCCGATTGCAATAAAACTGAGTGGCTTCCGAGTGAGTGATCCAGGCTATATGATCGGTTTAGTACATGAAATGGCAGCTGTCAACTGGGCGAAG AGCATAGACAATCTTAAATTGATGTCTAAATCACCGTATCCAGTCTTGGTGATTGGCTGTGAAGAAGATAAAGTTGTAGAAGTTGAAATTGCCAAGGAGAAAATGAAACTCTTCAACATAGACCGGACAGAAGATGTCCTGTATATCAACGCTGATGGAGTCTGTACAAATGTAGAGAAAATAGAGA ATCACAAAGACAAAAGAAGACGAGGTATCATCTTTGCCAAAGGAGGACACTGGATTCAAAATTCTCATCCGGAGATCATCGCCATGGCAATACTCGATCTGTTGAAGCTGGTACAAAAATGA
- the LOC139131802 gene encoding haloalkane dehalogenase 1-like, with translation MELGADTDLKFVDIEVLGTSFSVAYADIGPQDGPVIVLVHGSPATYRTFRKMFHPLTESGFRMVMPNFPGMGYTEIDKKAIYNFSSAHKAEIVKAFIKAIDINSVETLVGFSSGGHVVARVVADKEFHPIVKSLTFLSVPGGKPYSLVRPVYLIKFLGNLFYRTLSIPIIGWLVTLLFMPVFRLVDLRAKTQKSKMYSVFEAAQLILNSAKKITCP, from the exons ATGGAACTCGGAGCGGACACAGATCTGAAGTTCGTGGACATAGAAGTTCTGGGAACAAGTTTTTCCGTAGCGTATGCTGACATAGGACCACAAGATGGCCCGGTGATCGTGTTGGTTCATGGCTCGCCGGCCACTTACCGCACGTTCAGAAAAATGTTTCACCCGTTAACCGAAAGTGGTTTTAGGATGGTGATGCCAAATTTTCCAG gaATGGGGTATACTGAAATTGATAAGAAGGCCATCTACAATTTTTCCAGCGCCCATAAAGCAGAGATTGTAAAAGCTTTCATCAAAGCAATTGACATTAACAG CGTGGAAACTCTGGTTGGTTTCTCTTCTGGAGGCCATGTAGTAGCACGTGTGGTTGCAGATAAGGAGTTTCATCCGATTGTCAAATCTTTGACATTCCTCTCTGTGCCAGGAGGAAAGCCCTACAG TTTGGTGAGGCCGGTCTATCTCATAAAATTTCTTGGAAATTTGTTCTACCGGACACTGAGTATCCCAATAATTGGCTGGCTTGTGACACTGTTGTTCATGCCAGTCTTTCGCTTGGTGGATCTCAGAGCAAAAACACAGAAATCCAAGatgtacagtgtatttgaaGCCGCACAACTCATTTTGAACAG TGCAAAGAAGATTACCTGTCCATAG
- the LOC139131758 gene encoding uncharacterized protein yields the protein MVRSAGRIVHLSSWLMRNAIVGKVMRRVLPSIAVIVTGFEVNDTSYMIGMLHEMAAINWMKTRANLEMVHKSSIPVLVVACEVDRLVDIEIAEEKMELFNIDKTKDVLYIDSDGVYTRDRIDDHKDKRRRGIIFAKGGHWIQNSHPEIIAMAILDLLKLVQK from the exons ATGGTGAGATCTGCAGGTCGCATCGTGCATTTAAGTTCATGGCTTATGAGAAATGCTATTGTTGGGAAAGTGATGAGAAGAGTGTTACCGTCCATTGCAGTAATCGTGACCGGCTTTGAAGTGAATGATACCAGCTACATGATTGGCATGCTACATGAAATGGCAGCCATCAACTGGATGAAG ACCAGAGCAAATCTTGAAATGGTGCACAAATCATCAATACCTGTCTTGGTGGTTGCCTGTGAAGTTGACAGACTAGTTGACATTGAAATTGCTGAGGAAAAGATGGAACTTTTCAATATAGACAAAACAAAAGATGTTTTGTACATAGACAGCGATGGAGTTTATACAAGGGACAGAATAGATG ATCACAAAGACAAAAGAAGACGAGGCATCATCTTTGCCAAAGGAGGACACTGGATTCAAAATTCTCATCCAGAGATCATTGCCATGGCAATACTTGATCTGTTGAAGCTGGTACAAAAATGA
- the LOC139131767 gene encoding uncharacterized protein isoform X2, giving the protein MELGSDSDLKYSDVDVIGTKFSVAYCDIGPKDGPVAVFIHGSPATYRAFKKLFHPLTENGIRMIMPNFPGMGYTKLDDKGIYNFSSYQKAEIIKAFLRTIGIKRVDTLVGFSLGGHIVLRVCSDEKFDCVKSVTLLSSPGGSVHRLVRPLFMARIAGRLLYWLMHIPLIGYFVLHIFKYFYALLDLRGKTLESNIYSAYEGAQLDFELCQRDLISVSQRRLPVLMFHADDDPIVEKEIAKENMEILSISADDVIRYDRNGECTSEKTFQDADLYRAVWFEKGGHRLHISWTDIVSNHIVSMISAVKSMI; this is encoded by the exons ATGGAACTCGGCTCCGACAGTGATCTGAAATACTCCGACGTCGATGTTATAGGAACGAAATTTTCCGTGGCATACTGTGACATCGGTCCAAAGGATGGCCCGGTCGCGGTTTTCATTCACGGTTCACCAGCTACGTACAGGGCGTTCAAGAAACTGTTTCATCCTCTGACTGAGAACGGTATCAGGATGATTATGCCAAACTTTCCTG GAATGGGTTACACAAAGCTCGATGACAAGGGCATTTACAATTTTTCTAGCTACCAAAAAGCTGAAATCATTAAAGCTTTCCTCAGAACCATTGGAATTAAAAG AGTGGATACATTAGTTGGATTTTCATTAGGAGGACACATCGTACTCAGAGTATGCAGCGATGAGAAGTTTGACTGTGTAAAATCAGTCACGTTGCTATCAAGTCCTGGAGGCAGTGTACATAG gttGGTAAGGCCATTGTTTATGGCTAGGATTGCTGGACGCTTACTCTATTGGTTAATGCATATACCTCTCATAGGATACTTTGTGTTACACATATTCAAGTACTTCTATGCTCTCCTTGATCTCAGAGGTAAAACATTAGAATCCAACATTTACAGCGCTTATGAGGGCGCACAGCTGGATTTTGAACTG TGCCAAAGAGATTTAATTTCAGTGAGTCAAAGAAGATTGCCAGTACTTATGTTTCATGCAGATGATGATCCTATCGTTGAAAAGGAGATTGCAAAAGAGAACATGGAGATATTGAGTATCTCGGCAGATGATGTGATCAGATATGACAGGAATGGCGAGTGTACTTCTGAAAAAACATTCCAAG ATGCTGATTTATACCGAGCTGTGTGGTTTGAAAAAGGTGGACACAGATTGCATATATCCTGGACTGATATTGTCAGTAATCACATTGTATCAATGATCTCAGCAGTGAAAAGCATGATATGA